A window of Sulfurospirillum tamanense genomic DNA:
GGAGTTACTCATGAACACTACCATTACATTGCTAAACCAAATTCAAGCGGACGCTCACGCCCTATACGTGAAGCTCCACAACTACCACTGGAACGTAAAAGGGATGTATTTTTACGCCATCCATAACAAAACCGAAGAGCTGTATGACAAGATGTCTGAACTCTACGATGCAACCGCGGAGCGCGCCATTCAACTTGGTGGCAAGGCCGTACTTACTGCGGGTGCTCTAGCGGCACTTACTGCTATCGAAGAAGAAAAAGGTGAAAGCTTTGATGCTAGAACGGTTCTTGGGAGTATCATCAAAGACCTTGGCTACCTCAA
This region includes:
- a CDS encoding Dps family protein; amino-acid sequence: MNTTITLLNQIQADAHALYVKLHNYHWNVKGMYFYAIHNKTEELYDKMSELYDATAERAIQLGGKAVLTAGALAALTAIEEEKGESFDARTVLGSIIKDLGYLKAKFQELAAAADGQGDSTTVALAEGEIAELEKEIWMLNASVA